From Ptychodera flava strain L36383 chromosome 2, AS_Pfla_20210202, whole genome shotgun sequence, the proteins below share one genomic window:
- the LOC139121860 gene encoding catalase-like — translation MANRDRATNQLAEFSKTLAKPDTLTTSTGAPVDNKTAILTAGPRGPLLMQDFAFTDEMAHFGRERIPERVVHAKGAGAFGYFEVTHDITKYSKAKIFEHIGKRTPLAVRFSTVGGESGSADTARDPRGYAVKFYTEEGNWDLVGNNTPIFFIRDPMLFPSFIHTQKRNPATHLKDPDMFWDFITLRPETTHQVSFLFSNRGTPNGYRHMNGYGSHTFKLVNKDGEAVYCKFHYKTDQGIKNLTGDQAAELSKSDPDYAIRDLYNAITEGNCPTYTMYIQVMTFEEAEKFRWNPFDLTKIWPHGEFPLIPVGKMVLNRNPKNYFAEVEQIAFAPAHMVPGIEASPDKMLQGRLFSYPDTHRHRLGTNYLQIPVNCPYNARSRNYQRDGPQCVDDNQTGAPNYFPNSFSGPQDTVKAAQQTFHVSGDVQRYNTADDDNFTQVGNFWRNVLSEYDREHLIKNIAGHLKDAQEFIQKRAVHNFGQCDPEYGRRLSAALDAYKVQRHGASAAANL, via the exons ATGGCAAACAGAGACAGAGCAACAAACCAGCTGGCTGAATTCAGCAAAACGTTGGCG AAACCGGACACCTTGACCACATCCACTGGTGCTCCTGTTGACAACAAGACTGCAATCCTGACAGCCGGACCGAGAGGTCCTCTTCTGATGCAGGATTTTGCTTTCACTGATGAGATGGCTCACTTTGGACGAGAGAGAATCCCAGAGAGAGTTGTACACGCCAAAGGAGCAG GTGCATTTGGATATTTTGAAGTGACCCATGACATCACTAAGTACTCCAAAGCCAAGATTTTTGAACATATTGGAAAGAGGACACCGTTAGCTGTTAGATTTTCAACTGTTG GTGGAGAGTCCGGATCTGCAGACACAGCACGTGATCCACGTGGTTATGCTGTCAAATTCTACACAGAGGAAGGGAACTGGGATCTGGTTGGCAACAACACCCCAATCTTCTTTATCCGTGATCCGATGCTGTTTCCAAGCTTTATCCACACACAGAAGAGAAACCCTGCAACACACTTGAAG GATCCTGACATGTTCTGGGATTTCATCACCCTCCGCCCTGAGACCACCCACCAAGTGTCCTTCCTGTTTTCCAACCGTGGTACCCCCAATGGTTACAGACACATGAACGGATATGGCAGCCATACTTTCAAACTGGTGAACAAAGACGGCGAAGCAGTGTACTGCAAATTTCATTACAAG ACTGATCAAGGTATCAAGAATTTAACCGGCGATCAAGCAGCAGAGCTTTCTAAATCTGACCCAGACTATGCCATCAGAGATCTGTACAATGCCATCACCGAAGGAAACTGT CCAACATACACCATGTACATCCAAGTGATGACATTTGAAGAAGCTGAGAAGTTCAGATGGAATCCATTTGACCTGACAAAG ATCTGGCCACATGGTGAGTTCCCCTTGATTCCAGTTGGTAAAATGGTTCTGAACAGAAACCCCAAGAATTACTTTGCAGAGGTGGAGCAGATTGCGTTTGCCCCAGCACACATGGTGCCTGGCATTGAGGCATCACCTGACAAGATGTTACAG GGACGTTTGTTTTCATATCCTGACACTCACCGTCACCGCCTTGGTACAAACTATCTTCAAATCCCTGTCAACTGCCCTTACAATGCCAGATCTAGGAACTATCAGCGTGATGGACCACAGTGTGTTGATGACAACCAGA CTGGTGCCCCGAACTACTTTCCAAACAGTTTCTCTGGTCCTCAGGACACAGTGAAAGCTGCCCAACAAACTTTCCATGTCAGCGGCGATGTGCAGCGCTATAACACTGCGGATGACGACAACTTCACCCAGGTCGGCAACTTCTGGCGTAACGTGCTGTCTGAGTATGACCGTGAACATCTGATCAAGAACATAGCAGGACATTTGAAGGATGCCCAGGAATTCATCCAGAAGCGAGCA GTTCACAACTTTGGCCAGTGTGATCCTGAGTATGGACGTCGTCTGTCAGCAGCTTTGGATGCCTACAAG GTTCAGAGGCATGGTGCCTCAGCTGCAGCTAATCTGTGA
- the LOC139148682 gene encoding uncharacterized protein — MGKAALYSLIGCSLLCMAYAAGFDTFFFEPTIKKDIADHHFFVSEPKDLTVHVNMTAMFTCSVGNKKGLVAWVKTTGPKDRTILSLDNSVIVGDSRLMIGSRVGGRDYDLIVFGVTRADEGFYTCFVSAGGQDPPIVSASALLTVI, encoded by the exons ATGGGAAAGGCCGCCCTCTACAGTCTCATAGGATGCTCCCTTTTATGCATGGCGTATGCAGCCGGTTTTGACACGTTCTTTTTTGAACCGACAA TTAAGAAAGACATAGCCGACCATCACTTTTTCGTCAGCGAGCCAAAAGACCTCACAGTTCATGTCAACATGACTGCCATGTTTACCTGCTCCGTTGGAAACAAGAAGGGACTTGTTGCTTGGGTGAAGACGACCGGTCCGAAAGACCGCACAATTCTCAGCTTGGACAACTCGGTAATCGTCGGCGACTCTCGGCTCATGATCGGTAGCCGCGTTGGTGGACGAGACTACGATTTGATCGTGTTCGGCGTGACGAGAGCAGACGAGGGATTCTACACGTGCTTTGTTTCAGCTGGAGGTCAGGACCCACCAATCGTGTCAGCCAGTGCGCTATTGACAGTGATTTAA